A stretch of the Amia ocellicauda isolate fAmiCal2 chromosome 10, fAmiCal2.hap1, whole genome shotgun sequence genome encodes the following:
- the LOC136760107 gene encoding rho-related GTP-binding protein RhoG, whose protein sequence is MQTIKCVVVGDGAVGKTCLLISYTTNAFPEEYIPTVFDNYSAQMSVDGRTVSLNLWDTAGQEEYDRLRTLSYPQTNVFIICFSIGSPSSHANVRHKWQPEVSHHCPSVPVLLVGTKCDLRADLETVKKLKEQGLAPTTFQQGSALAKQIGAVKYLECSALQQEGVRDVFAEAVRAVLNPVAKKNPKKCVLL, encoded by the coding sequence ATGCAGACCATCAAgtgtgtggtggtgggggaCGGAGCAGTGGGCAAGACCTGCCTGCTGATCTCCTACACCACCAACGCCTTCCCGGAGGAGTACATCCCCACAGTTTTTGACAACTACAGTGCGCAGATGAGCGTCGATGGGCGCACTGTGAGCCTCAACCTGTGGGACACAGCCGGGCAGGAAGAGTATGACCGGCTGCGCACACTGTCCTACCCGCAGACCAATGTCTTCATCATCTGCTTCTCCATTGGCAGCCCCTCCTCACATGCCAATGTCCGGCACAAGTGGCAGCCCGAGGTGTCGCACCACTGCCCCAGCGTGCCTGTCCTGTTGGTGGGCACCAAGTGCGACCTGCGGGCCGACCTGGAGACGGTGAAGAAGCTGAAGGAGCAGGGCCTGGCCCCCACCACCTTCCAGCAGGGCAGTGCACTGGCCAAGCAGATTGGCGCAGTCAAGTACCTGGAGTGCTCAGCGCTGCAGCAGGAGGGGGTGCGCGATGTGTTTGCAGAGGCCGTGCGCGCAGTGCTGAACCCCGTCGCCAAGAAGAACCCCAAGAAGTGCGTATTGTTATAG